From Sporosarcina sp. FSL K6-3457:
GGCAGTTGCACTATTTTTCTTAAATCCTTTATTCATAGTGGTGCTTATCATTGCTGTTGCTTTAGGGTATTTTCGTGTGAAACGTGAGCGACGGAGTTTCAAGGTTCGCTTGTTACCTGGGTTGACGGAGTTGAAGCAGCTTCTTTCGGAGTCGTGGTTGTATGCGCTTGTGCTGTCTATAGTGATTTCCGGGGCTGGGTTGTTGGTTGATCCGGGGTGGCTTGTTCTGTTTACGATGGCAGCGCTTGTCGGGCTTGTTTCTTTTTATTATAAAATAGCTTCGCCCATCTATTTTGTAGCTGTCGCTTTTTTTGCACTTTATGTTATGGGGGAATACGCGAGTGCGTTTACATTCCGGGGTTGGAGTCCGGGACAAGTGGACTTGCTTGGGGAATTGGCTATCACGATTCCAGTGATTGCAGGGTTATTGCTCGTTGCAGAGGGGCTGCTTATTGGCCGCTATGCTACGAAGTATGCGTCACCCTTTCTATTGGAGACGAAGCGTGGGCTGCGAGCTGCAGTGTTTAAGGTGAAACGACTTTGGCTATTGCCGATTGTATTTGTTATTCCAGGGGATATGATTTCAGCTTATGTCCCTTATTGGCCACAGTTTACACTTGGCGGAAATGCGTTCAGTTTTATTCCAATCCCAGTGATTATCGGATTTTCGCAAGTGGCACGTTCGATGTATCCAGATGTTTTATTCCCCAAAATAGGTCGTGCGGTTGGATGGACAGGTATTGCTGTTATTTGTCTAGGTCTTGCGGCAATGTGGCAACCTATTTTAGGGTGGGCTGCGTTGGTGATAGGCGTGGGCTGCCGGGCGATTATTTCGATTGTCGCTTCGCTTCGTGAACGGAAAGGTGGATTTATCGCTGCACCTCATCCAGAGGGAGTGATGATTGCGGGGATTTTACCGAATTCGCCAGGAGAGAAAATGGGCCTGATTGCCGGAGAATGTATTCGTACTGTCAATGGAATTCAAGTTAACAATGAGAAAGAGCTGTACGATGCTATTCAGATCAATGCTGCACATTGCCGTATGCAGGTGATTGACCGTAATGGGGAAGTGCGGCTGATGCAGCAAGTGATTTACAGGCATGATCATCATCGATTGGGTCTTCTCGTCGTGCGGTAAACCAGAGCTCTGGAAGGAATGTTTGCCATGGAGTCATTTGAAACAAAATTGATGTTAGCTCTTTTACTACCAGGGCTTCTTGTTATATTTTTTACACGGGTAACCTTTCACCATATCGTCGGCCTCATTTTGACGGTTGCTCTAATCGCTGCATCGGTCTATGCGGGCTATACGCATAATTGGCTGCTTTACGTGGCGGACGCGCTGTCACTAACGGTGGGCTTCTGGTATGCGACACGTATGGTCACTAAAGCCCGGCAACACGCTAAGGATGAATAAAATACGAACCGCTCCTTCATTTCGAGGGAGCGGTTTTTTGTTGCTTGGGAAACTATAAAATCTCGTACTGTGGATAAGTTGAAATAATGTGATGTCTCGTCTAGGCTCCAGCGCCTAGGGACTCGGGTCGTTTCGGTCTTGCTAGTAAAGGCAAAGGGCACCTTTACTTTCAAGCCCTCCAGCAGGGAAGGATTGAACTTCATCCTTCCTACTTGTCGGGGCTGAACAGGTGCTTGCGCTTTTGTTCAGTAATGAAATATCACATAAACAAGCTATACACAGCAAGCACACCAATTGTGCCGAGAACGACGGACATAACGCCGCCTCCCAAAATCGCAATCAAAAACGCAACCCCAGCACCAATGATGCCAAATAAAATATTGCCTTCCTGCACGAACAATACTGCCGGGAAAATAAGTGCGCCGAGGACGGCATAGGGAATATTTCGCAAAACACCTGATACGATAGGTGGCAATTCTTTACCATCCAAAAATGTCAACGGAATCATGCGTGGTATGTACGTCACGAGTGCCATGCCAAAGAGCATCCACCAATAAGTTGGTCCCATTATGCATCCTCCTTTTGGCTATACATAGTTACTTTACCACGTCTTGCATAAACAACTTCGATTAAAATAGAAGAGACCAATGTTGCGATTAAAATAGACCAGCCTGTTGAGACGCCTAGGAAGTACAACAAGCAATGGGTAACCGCCGCTACGCCTGCCAGCATGACTACTTTTCGGTTGCCTTTCATAGAAGGGACGAGCAGTCCGATGAACATGGCATAGAGTGCGATAGACATCGCAGCTTGTAAAAAAAGCGGTAGATTGGCGCCGATGACATGCCCAATGGCGGTGAAAATAACCCAGCTTCCATAGGCAATGAGCGCCACACCAAATGCAAAGGCGGTTGGAATTTTGCCTTTTTTACTTGTCGCGAGTACGGAAAATGATTCGTCCGTAATGCCAAAAGCATAGATAGCTTTGACCGACTTCTTGGCAGGCTGCATCTTTTCGTTAAGCGAAGCCGTCATAAGAAAGTGTCGAATGTTGACGACAAATGTATTCATGATGATTAATAGCGGATCGACACCATATGTAATCAAACTTAACGACATATATTGCGCTGCGCCAGCATAGACGAAAATACTCATCGCCGTTGCTTCGACGATGGACAAACCCGCTGTTTTCGCAAGGAGTCCAAATGTGAGCGCAACGGGGAAGTAGCCGATGGCGATACTTGTGCCGGCTTTCAATCCGGCTGAAAACTGGTTATTCTCCATATTGTCACATCTTTCTATAGGTTTCCTGTGATTATACTATA
This genomic window contains:
- a CDS encoding PDZ domain-containing protein gives rise to the protein MSENILFDVLQAVALFFLNPLFIVVLIIAVALGYFRVKRERRSFKVRLLPGLTELKQLLSESWLYALVLSIVISGAGLLVDPGWLVLFTMAALVGLVSFYYKIASPIYFVAVAFFALYVMGEYASAFTFRGWSPGQVDLLGELAITIPVIAGLLLVAEGLLIGRYATKYASPFLLETKRGLRAAVFKVKRLWLLPIVFVIPGDMISAYVPYWPQFTLGGNAFSFIPIPVIIGFSQVARSMYPDVLFPKIGRAVGWTGIAVICLGLAAMWQPILGWAALVIGVGCRAIISIVASLRERKGGFIAAPHPEGVMIAGILPNSPGEKMGLIAGECIRTVNGIQVNNEKELYDAIQINAAHCRMQVIDRNGEVRLMQQVIYRHDHHRLGLLVVR
- a CDS encoding CsbA family protein yields the protein MESFETKLMLALLLPGLLVIFFTRVTFHHIVGLILTVALIAASVYAGYTHNWLLYVADALSLTVGFWYATRMVTKARQHAKDE
- a CDS encoding AzlD domain-containing protein, with amino-acid sequence MGPTYWWMLFGMALVTYIPRMIPLTFLDGKELPPIVSGVLRNIPYAVLGALIFPAVLFVQEGNILFGIIGAGVAFLIAILGGGVMSVVLGTIGVLAVYSLFM
- a CDS encoding AzlC family ABC transporter permease → MENNQFSAGLKAGTSIAIGYFPVALTFGLLAKTAGLSIVEATAMSIFVYAGAAQYMSLSLITYGVDPLLIIMNTFVVNIRHFLMTASLNEKMQPAKKSVKAIYAFGITDESFSVLATSKKGKIPTAFAFGVALIAYGSWVIFTAIGHVIGANLPLFLQAAMSIALYAMFIGLLVPSMKGNRKVVMLAGVAAVTHCLLYFLGVSTGWSILIATLVSSILIEVVYARRGKVTMYSQKEDA